The following are encoded together in the Halorubrum lacusprofundi ATCC 49239 genome:
- a CDS encoding ISH3-like element ISHla1 family transposase: MSKTKQADGEIHEDQLLNFLVNRLDEEVSLSLANNAEITAEDIYEVLVGACADGTSVSTLCASSQNSPAGNTVLYHLRTKFEPERLERVANTLLRKDLDELLPEQVEVCADLHLRPYYGDEDDTDGLYHSVAKRGTTAFHAYATLYARVKNKRYTLAVRRLKDGDTASSVLAEFFGVLDGLDAGVKAVYLDRGFYDSKCLTLLQAHNYAYVIPIIRWGEAIQQELSEGWSRVIQHDLTGKLDGHSWTVDFPVYIDCTYLNGKYDENGVARHGYAADAPFIDSPRDARYHYSKRFGIESSYRLFEQAIATTTTRDPTVRLLYVVVSLLLQNVWRYLHYEYVATPRRGGRRLWWWPYKEFVNMIRRAAWTALAVRRAVPANRPPDDRFHR; encoded by the coding sequence GTGTCTAAAACCAAACAAGCAGACGGTGAGATCCACGAGGACCAGCTTCTTAACTTTCTCGTCAACCGCCTTGACGAGGAAGTTTCGCTCTCGTTAGCCAATAACGCTGAAATCACTGCTGAAGACATCTATGAGGTCCTCGTCGGCGCTTGCGCCGACGGGACCTCTGTCTCTACGCTCTGTGCGTCGAGCCAGAACTCACCCGCTGGGAACACGGTCCTCTACCATCTTCGGACGAAGTTCGAGCCGGAACGGCTCGAACGAGTCGCTAACACGCTCCTGCGAAAGGATCTCGATGAATTGCTCCCCGAACAGGTGGAGGTCTGCGCAGACCTCCACCTGCGGCCCTACTACGGTGACGAAGACGACACAGACGGCCTCTATCACTCGGTAGCGAAGCGTGGAACCACTGCGTTCCACGCCTATGCCACACTCTACGCGCGTGTGAAGAACAAACGCTACACGCTGGCGGTACGCCGTCTCAAAGACGGCGATACCGCAAGTAGTGTCCTCGCTGAGTTCTTCGGTGTCCTCGACGGCCTTGACGCCGGGGTCAAGGCCGTCTACCTTGATCGCGGATTCTACGACAGTAAGTGTCTCACGCTGCTTCAGGCGCACAATTACGCGTACGTGATCCCGATCATCCGGTGGGGTGAGGCGATTCAGCAAGAGCTCTCGGAAGGATGGAGTCGCGTCATTCAGCATGATCTGACGGGGAAACTCGACGGTCACAGCTGGACCGTCGATTTTCCCGTCTACATCGACTGTACGTACCTAAATGGGAAGTATGACGAGAACGGTGTGGCGCGTCACGGCTACGCCGCTGACGCGCCGTTCATCGACTCACCACGGGACGCTCGATACCACTACTCGAAACGCTTCGGTATCGAGTCAAGCTATCGCTTGTTTGAGCAAGCGATAGCGACAACGACAACACGAGATCCAACGGTACGGCTGCTGTACGTGGTGGTGAGTCTCCTCTTACAGAACGTCTGGCGGTACCTTCACTACGAGTATGTGGCGACGCCCCGCCGAGGCGGGCGTCGCCTCTGGTGGTGGCCGTACAAGGAGTTCGTCAATATGATTCGACGAGCTGCGTGGACGGCCCTCGCGGTGCGTCGGGCCGTCCCCGCGAATCGGCCACCTGACGACCGATTCCACCGCTAA
- a CDS encoding DNA adenine methylase — translation MTESVFPFPGGKSYLAPWIIEHFPEHKCYVEVFGGSGAVLVNKPESHTEVYNDLDGDLVQFFEVLREREEELVEWLNLTPYAREQHQEWKEDFYSGERPDDPIERAGRFFYLRYSQYASKYRTASGFAGAHQRNKARKLRNATEKLHEFADRFKNVQIENLDYAEVIDRYDSEDTFFYCDPPYLDEGDALYRHEGDFDHERFVDTLTETEGKWAVSYQRVPEGLQDYIIVEKGRSQFMNKQHDDETRSTEVTERLILNYDLDEAGKFEIDDTQQTTLEGLNDDK, via the coding sequence GTGACAGAGTCTGTGTTTCCGTTCCCGGGAGGCAAATCCTATCTAGCTCCCTGGATCATCGAGCACTTCCCGGAGCACAAATGCTACGTGGAGGTCTTTGGCGGTAGCGGTGCTGTCCTAGTGAACAAACCTGAGAGCCATACCGAAGTCTACAACGACCTAGACGGGGATCTGGTTCAGTTCTTCGAGGTACTACGGGAGAGAGAAGAGGAGCTCGTCGAGTGGCTGAACCTGACGCCGTACGCAAGGGAACAGCATCAGGAATGGAAAGAAGACTTCTACTCCGGCGAAAGGCCTGACGACCCGATAGAACGTGCAGGTCGATTCTTCTACCTTCGGTACTCTCAGTACGCTTCAAAATACCGGACAGCTTCCGGATTCGCGGGTGCTCATCAGAGAAACAAGGCCCGGAAACTGAGAAACGCCACAGAGAAACTCCACGAATTTGCAGACCGATTCAAGAACGTTCAGATCGAGAATCTTGATTACGCCGAGGTGATCGACCGGTACGACAGCGAGGATACGTTCTTCTACTGCGATCCTCCCTACCTGGATGAGGGGGACGCTCTGTACCGGCACGAGGGAGACTTTGACCACGAACGGTTTGTCGACACCTTGACCGAAACCGAAGGCAAGTGGGCTGTCTCCTACCAGCGAGTCCCGGAAGGCCTGCAAGACTACATCATCGTGGAGAAAGGCCGTTCACAGTTTATGAACAAACAGCACGACGACGAGACCCGTTCAACCGAGGTTACGGAGCGACTCATCCTCAACTACGATCTCGATGAAGCCGGAAAATTCGAAATCGATGACACCCAGCAGACTACGCTGGAAGGCCTCAATGACGATAAGTGA
- a CDS encoding PadR family transcriptional regulator yields MYDLTGFQRDLLTVTAGIEEPHGLAIKDELEDYYEKEIHHGRLYPNLDTLVEKGLVEKGEKDRRTNVYTVTKRGQREIEARRKWENQYIDL; encoded by the coding sequence ATGTACGACCTCACCGGCTTCCAACGCGACCTCCTCACCGTCACAGCAGGTATCGAAGAACCACACGGCCTCGCCATCAAAGACGAACTTGAGGATTACTATGAGAAGGAGATCCACCACGGACGCCTCTACCCCAACCTCGACACACTCGTCGAAAAAGGACTGGTAGAAAAAGGAGAGAAAGACCGCCGTACCAACGTCTACACCGTCACCAAGAGAGGGCAGCGAGAAATCGAAGCACGCCGCAAATGGGAAAACCAGTACATCGACCTATAA
- a CDS encoding AAA family ATPase, whose amino-acid sequence MSGVEMRSSDLDLSEIREILVESLGDSVKWHSDFEDKPLELHLKNPLPSKVRLYLVNLVPSGRAEEFKVNVRLPNHEGGEEDHAAPDRSGGYLTMLGGYHEHHEVFAFWDDDLHEEYGSVSPLQVQAETIGKAMSEGLATQQRATAGLGGETVIVAKPGRVAEALQMRDRLIQIRSLLNTHLPEGWRENGSRAQTIERVVDVFLEDTPRDLPTTERREKSQEIVAEELDITVGTVEGKFRGDLWEDREQPSEGYQKGYLDPILEEIETEWRDDRENEVEDLLDEEGPDHPLLNYIRENESSISISTYSAPPEHWLTSTRYNAIAFADDDQDLYDELSSGDVILFYSEAEPASEELEEQPAGLIGAAIIDDKYTKEEDWWWKEYEGDEDLPLVAAFDRVFYTGAIDDLDFDLENPITEKDDSELREDLGSLTAGLLDISTAHSICHDALDERMPVEDTLAHFTDIDGSSEVIRPLALIAEMASNLREAPPVNIHTEFYGSIDDDLLEGLHFPDGEQEILDQIEAALHAGKNIILTGPPGTGKTEIAQRVTNKLAQKYPWLYSDSEMTTATSDWSTFDTVGGYMPDQDEETDGNLSFSSGIVLNRYKDRKTEKQVNEPLVIDELNRADIDKAFGQLFTVLSGQSVQLPYTKDNEEVEITSANALDDLPRSHQYVVPESWVIFATMNTYDKTSLYEMSYAFMRRFSFIPIDVPELPEADDPDEEDKLLELMNEYLSSWDGIEAEDEELIAVARVWRNTNNPVDARAIGPAIVKDILSTITQYPGSDTNLETRLTNAVISYIFPQLEGVPERRKIVNSIKASPEVTEEKIKEAGKEILQINFEDDE is encoded by the coding sequence ATGTCTGGAGTTGAGATGAGAAGCAGTGATCTCGACTTATCCGAGATCCGTGAAATACTGGTAGAATCACTTGGCGACTCCGTCAAGTGGCACAGTGACTTTGAAGACAAACCGCTCGAACTCCATCTGAAGAATCCGCTCCCGTCGAAAGTCAGACTGTACCTGGTGAATCTGGTTCCTTCTGGACGAGCAGAGGAGTTTAAGGTCAACGTCCGTCTTCCTAACCACGAAGGAGGAGAAGAAGACCATGCTGCTCCTGACCGATCAGGAGGATATCTCACAATGCTCGGCGGCTATCACGAGCATCATGAAGTCTTCGCATTTTGGGACGATGACCTCCACGAGGAATACGGATCTGTATCCCCTCTCCAAGTCCAAGCTGAAACAATTGGTAAGGCCATGTCCGAAGGCCTGGCAACGCAGCAACGGGCTACGGCAGGTCTTGGCGGTGAAACAGTTATCGTGGCTAAACCGGGCCGGGTAGCTGAAGCCCTCCAAATGCGTGACCGGCTAATTCAGATTCGCAGCCTTCTGAACACGCATCTCCCAGAAGGGTGGCGGGAGAATGGTTCCAGAGCGCAGACCATTGAGAGAGTGGTAGACGTATTCCTTGAGGATACTCCTCGAGATCTACCTACCACAGAACGCAGAGAGAAATCCCAGGAAATCGTAGCTGAAGAGCTCGATATCACTGTGGGAACAGTTGAAGGCAAATTCCGGGGGGATCTGTGGGAGGACAGAGAACAACCCAGTGAAGGCTACCAGAAAGGATATCTTGACCCGATACTGGAAGAGATTGAGACGGAATGGAGAGATGACCGGGAAAACGAAGTTGAGGACTTGTTGGATGAAGAAGGACCGGACCATCCTCTCCTGAACTATATTAGGGAAAATGAGTCCTCGATCTCTATCTCTACTTACTCCGCACCACCGGAACACTGGCTGACATCCACTAGATACAACGCCATTGCTTTTGCGGATGATGATCAGGATCTCTATGATGAGCTCTCATCTGGAGATGTTATCTTGTTCTATTCGGAGGCAGAGCCGGCTTCTGAGGAACTAGAGGAACAACCTGCTGGCCTGATCGGTGCCGCCATAATCGATGACAAGTACACGAAAGAAGAGGACTGGTGGTGGAAGGAATACGAGGGCGATGAAGATCTTCCATTAGTCGCAGCGTTTGATCGTGTGTTCTACACCGGTGCAATCGATGATCTTGATTTTGACCTTGAAAACCCTATAACGGAGAAGGATGACTCGGAGCTCAGAGAGGATCTTGGTTCGCTGACTGCAGGCCTTCTTGATATTTCCACGGCGCACAGTATCTGTCACGACGCTCTCGATGAGCGAATGCCTGTAGAAGACACGTTAGCCCACTTCACTGACATCGATGGCTCAAGTGAAGTAATTCGTCCACTGGCTCTGATCGCGGAGATGGCTTCTAACCTCCGAGAAGCTCCACCAGTCAATATTCACACCGAGTTCTACGGGTCCATAGATGATGATCTACTTGAAGGCCTGCATTTTCCCGATGGAGAGCAGGAGATACTTGATCAAATCGAGGCAGCGCTGCACGCCGGAAAAAACATTATTCTCACAGGACCGCCAGGAACAGGGAAGACGGAGATAGCTCAGCGAGTCACCAACAAACTTGCTCAGAAGTATCCGTGGCTGTATTCGGATTCGGAGATGACGACTGCAACCTCTGACTGGTCTACTTTCGACACAGTGGGCGGATATATGCCGGACCAGGACGAAGAAACAGATGGAAACCTGTCTTTCTCGTCAGGAATCGTTCTGAACCGGTACAAGGACAGAAAGACGGAAAAACAGGTAAACGAACCGTTGGTGATCGACGAGCTCAACCGGGCAGATATCGACAAGGCATTCGGCCAGCTTTTCACGGTTCTTTCAGGTCAGTCAGTCCAGCTACCGTACACAAAGGACAACGAAGAGGTTGAGATCACCTCCGCCAACGCTCTTGACGATCTTCCGCGATCTCACCAGTACGTCGTTCCTGAGTCATGGGTCATCTTTGCTACAATGAACACCTATGACAAGACCTCACTGTATGAGATGAGCTACGCCTTCATGCGGCGTTTCTCGTTTATCCCTATCGACGTGCCAGAGCTTCCAGAGGCAGACGACCCGGATGAGGAGGACAAACTGCTGGAGCTGATGAACGAGTATCTGTCCTCATGGGATGGAATCGAAGCAGAGGATGAGGAACTGATAGCAGTCGCTCGTGTCTGGAGAAACACCAACAATCCCGTCGATGCACGGGCAATAGGCCCTGCAATCGTAAAAGACATTCTCAGCACGATAACGCAGTACCCTGGATCGGATACAAACTTAGAGACTCGTCTTACCAACGCAGTGATTAGCTACATCTTCCCACAGCTAGAAGGTGTCCCAGAGCGGCGGAAAATAGTCAACAGCATCAAGGCCTCTCCAGAGGTTACTGAGGAGAAAATCAAGGAGGCAGGGAAAGAAATTCTCCAGATCAACTTCGAGGACGATGAATAG
- a CDS encoding DUF1156 domain-containing protein produces MSKDNSRRPIEISFPIEEVNEIASKEGHAKRYYRPVYTMHKYWARRLGSVFRTMLLYSLAEDEIHIKENGQESFEELPDVDWDNPEALWDYYLEDVDFGDKTVLDPFMGGGTTIVEALRMGCNVIGSDLNPVAWFTVKKEIESVDIDDLQEAYDEIYESVGEEILEYYQTPCPDCDNMADAMYYFWVKEIECLNCGHDVPLFKGYYFANSRSSNDSYKNVLCPDCWTVQQTDDHTTETTCVDDSCGNKFMPKEGTASGQNYTCPDCGVRSKIIDATKRFGKPDSQMYAVEYYCSSCDDKGYKDPTDHDLELYESAGKELEEEWDELPIPEQDRYQGSSDRAWNHGYHKYHEMFNDRQLLLLGRLLNEIDDIEDQNVKEFLLTTFSAMLESNNMFCMYNRVANKLEPIYNYNTIIARHTPVEGNIWGSEYGRGTFKGMFDKTKAAKEWCQSPVEKYIDEDGNSQDKQMQTPVDGVLVDDASALGEEGNAFLRCGTSEYLPIEDKSVDAIITDPPYYDNEMYAELSDFYYVWLHEVLSDTYDHFQGERTPKKSEAVVDPAKDVEDKRTEEHYIETLTNVFNESRRKLADDGIMAFTFHHKETEAWGSTLQSVLDADFYISALYPVNSETRGGTRHGRATVDYDTIIVCRKRQEDPEEVSWKSLEDDIYFRAEDEIDRLEQAGRRLTGGDIFVVAMGKCLEIFSKHYPNVTRDGEQMDVVEAVDAIKEIVDEQLLEERFQILSEEMDPLSAVYLTHILGRGEELSFNALNKDLRQRGVDVAELVHEDLLEQEGDDLVILDPLERADRLENKNKPLSIDKAHYLYYLFETDQLAKKFGKWTDEGAINALRRLSEIEGDDDYDDIAKYVKEQSDTQLEIEDFS; encoded by the coding sequence ATGAGTAAGGATAATAGTCGTCGACCTATCGAGATCTCGTTCCCGATCGAGGAAGTAAACGAAATTGCGTCGAAAGAGGGCCACGCTAAACGGTACTACAGGCCTGTCTACACGATGCACAAGTACTGGGCCAGGCGTCTGGGCTCGGTCTTCCGCACCATGCTCCTGTATTCCCTTGCGGAGGATGAGATCCATATCAAGGAGAACGGTCAGGAGAGTTTCGAGGAGCTGCCGGATGTCGATTGGGACAATCCAGAGGCCCTGTGGGACTACTACTTGGAAGACGTCGACTTCGGAGATAAAACTGTTCTCGACCCCTTCATGGGCGGAGGAACCACGATTGTTGAGGCCCTACGGATGGGCTGCAACGTCATCGGCAGCGATCTAAATCCTGTCGCCTGGTTCACGGTGAAGAAGGAGATCGAATCCGTGGATATCGATGATCTGCAGGAGGCCTACGACGAAATTTACGAATCTGTAGGTGAGGAAATCCTCGAGTACTACCAGACTCCGTGTCCGGACTGCGATAACATGGCGGATGCGATGTACTATTTCTGGGTTAAGGAGATCGAGTGCCTGAACTGCGGCCACGATGTCCCTCTGTTCAAGGGCTATTACTTCGCTAACTCCCGTTCCTCCAACGACAGCTACAAGAATGTTCTCTGCCCGGACTGCTGGACTGTCCAGCAGACAGACGACCATACTACGGAGACAACGTGCGTGGACGACAGCTGCGGGAATAAGTTCATGCCGAAGGAAGGGACTGCTTCAGGCCAGAACTATACCTGTCCTGATTGCGGTGTCCGGAGCAAAATCATTGACGCTACGAAACGCTTCGGGAAACCTGACTCCCAGATGTATGCGGTCGAGTACTACTGCAGTTCCTGTGACGATAAAGGATACAAAGACCCCACTGACCACGATTTAGAGCTCTACGAGAGCGCTGGCAAGGAATTAGAGGAAGAATGGGACGAACTGCCCATCCCAGAGCAGGACCGGTACCAGGGTAGCAGTGACCGAGCCTGGAACCACGGCTACCACAAGTACCACGAGATGTTCAACGACCGGCAACTGTTGCTGCTGGGCCGGCTCCTCAACGAGATCGACGACATCGAGGATCAGAACGTGAAGGAGTTCCTGCTCACCACGTTCTCCGCTATGCTGGAGTCGAACAACATGTTCTGCATGTACAACCGGGTGGCGAACAAGCTTGAGCCCATTTATAACTATAACACGATTATCGCCCGCCACACACCTGTTGAAGGTAATATATGGGGCAGTGAGTACGGTCGTGGCACGTTCAAGGGGATGTTCGATAAGACGAAGGCCGCGAAGGAATGGTGTCAGAGCCCGGTCGAGAAATACATCGACGAGGACGGGAACTCTCAGGATAAGCAGATGCAGACTCCGGTAGATGGTGTCCTTGTGGATGATGCCTCTGCCCTCGGAGAGGAGGGGAATGCCTTCCTACGCTGTGGGACCTCTGAGTACCTGCCTATCGAAGACAAATCAGTAGATGCGATCATCACAGATCCTCCGTACTACGACAACGAGATGTATGCTGAGCTCTCGGACTTCTATTACGTCTGGCTTCACGAGGTTCTCAGCGACACCTACGACCACTTCCAAGGAGAACGTACGCCGAAGAAGAGCGAGGCTGTTGTTGACCCGGCGAAGGACGTTGAGGACAAGAGAACCGAAGAGCACTACATTGAGACACTGACCAACGTCTTCAACGAATCCCGTCGGAAACTGGCGGACGACGGTATTATGGCCTTCACATTCCACCACAAGGAGACAGAGGCCTGGGGTTCAACCCTTCAATCCGTTCTCGATGCTGACTTCTACATCAGTGCTCTCTACCCTGTGAATAGCGAGACTCGAGGAGGTACCAGGCACGGCAGAGCAACCGTCGACTACGATACTATCATCGTCTGCAGGAAACGCCAAGAAGACCCAGAAGAGGTCTCTTGGAAGTCACTTGAGGACGATATCTACTTCCGGGCAGAGGATGAGATCGATCGTCTGGAACAAGCAGGTCGCCGTCTGACCGGGGGAGATATCTTCGTAGTGGCGATGGGGAAATGCCTGGAAATTTTCTCGAAACACTACCCGAATGTCACCCGTGACGGAGAACAGATGGACGTGGTTGAGGCAGTTGATGCCATCAAAGAGATTGTCGACGAGCAGCTGCTTGAAGAACGGTTCCAGATCTTGAGCGAGGAGATGGATCCTCTCAGCGCAGTCTACCTGACCCATATCTTAGGCCGGGGTGAGGAGTTATCGTTCAACGCTTTGAACAAGGATCTCCGGCAGAGAGGGGTCGACGTAGCCGAACTGGTCCACGAAGATCTGTTAGAGCAGGAAGGAGACGACCTGGTCATCCTAGATCCTCTTGAACGGGCTGACCGCTTGGAGAACAAAAACAAGCCACTGTCGATTGACAAGGCTCACTACCTGTACTACCTCTTTGAGACCGACCAGTTAGCGAAGAAGTTCGGGAAATGGACGGATGAAGGAGCGATTAACGCCCTCCGCAGGCTCTCGGAAATAGAGGGAGACGATGACTATGATGATATCGCGAAGTACGTGAAGGAGCAATCGGACACCCAGCTGGAGATCGAGGACTTCAGCTGA